A part of Periplaneta americana isolate PAMFEO1 chromosome 17, P.americana_PAMFEO1_priV1, whole genome shotgun sequence genomic DNA contains:
- the ps gene encoding RNA-binding protein Pasilla isoform X1, producing MWNAAQSNMAADSGMDTCPSPEIPDSRKRPLDGEVENGTTKRSHYGGGDGTYHFKMLVPSVAAGAIIGKGGDTIAQLQKDTGARVKMSKANDFYPGTSERVCLITGNIDAIMAVLIFIMEKIREKPDVNAKQAIDFDNKTSAERDKQVKILVPNSTAGMIIGKGGNYIKQIKEESGSYVQISQKAKDQTLQERCITVIGEMECNKTACLMILSKVVEDPQSGSCLNVSYADVSGPVANYNPTGSPYANHTGQHTHIQAGNFNSNPSLSSSITAVGGMLLNGTTSLNLSLNLGNPSAGPASASVTAQLLEHIKVTLRSSGYSDQATSEITSAMGILAQYGILGVGLGLTGSGGGGGGVASGSSNNHSLVPSSNYLGVSPMDSAPSPQTANGVGNNGGVFGPIGTVSAIGTSSPTPRGGPLDRFGDGSTSGPFDPFRHQSSPTNLGSPISLNNNSFGLGTGQSLCKSPTPSDLKGDQKKVDLEIAENIVGAILGPGGRSLVEIQHLSGANIQISKKGTFAPGTRNRIVSIAGSPNAISTAQYLIEQRISEEEAKRARHNALGILQ from the exons GGGATGGAACATACCACTTTAAGATGTTGGTACCAAGTGTGGCTGCAGGAGCCATCATAGGAAAAGGCGGGGATACAATTGCTCAGCTTCAAAAAGATACAGGAGCAAGAGTGAAAATGTCTAAAGCTAATGACTTCTATCCAG GCACGTCTGAAAGAGTTTGTCTGATAACAGGCAACATAGATGCTATAATGGCAGTACTGATATTTATTATGGAGAAGATCAGAGAGAAACCAGACGTGAATGCGAAACAAGCAATAGATTTTGACAATAAAACTTCAGCTGAGCGTGATAAACAG GTTAAGATTTTGGTTCCTAACAGTACTGCAGGAATGATTATTGGAAAAGGAGGCAACTACATAAAGCAGATCAAGGAAGAAAGTGGCTCTTATGTACAGATCTCACAAAAAGCCAAAGACCAGACATTGCAAGAGAGATGCATTACTGTTATTG GTGAAATGGAATGTAACAAGACAGCTTGTTTGATGATCCTTTCTAAGGTGGTGGAAGATCCACAAAGTGGTAGTTGTTTGAATGTTAGCTATGCTGATGTGTCTGGTCCAGTGGCGAACTACAATCCAACTGGATCTCCATATGCCAATCACACTGGTCAACATACTCATATACAGGCTGGAAACTTCAATTCGAATCCAAGTTTGAGCTCATCTATTACAGCAG TTGGCGGAATGTTACTGAATGGAACCACCAGCCTTAACTTGAGTTTGAATCTGGGTAACCCGTCAGCTGGACCAGCAAGTGCCTCAGTCACTGCACAGCTGCTGGAGCATATAAAGGTCACCTTGCGAAGCAGTGGGTACTCAGACCAAGCAACTAGTGAAATCACCTCTGCCATGGGCATTCTTGCACAATATGGGATCCTTGGTGTGGGACTTGGTTTAACAGGAAGCGGAGGAGGGGGAGGAGGAGTTGCATCAGGCAGTTCCAACAACCATTCACTGGTACCAAGCAGCAACTATCTTGGAGTAAGTCCCATGGATTCTGCACCTTCTCCTCAGACAGCAAATGGGGTCGGAAATAATGGTGGCGTGTTTGGTCCAATTGGTACAGTGTCTGCTATTGGTACCTCATCTCCAACTCCTCGTGGAGGACCTTTGGACCGGTTTGGCGATGGCTCGACAAGTGGTCCATTTGATCCGTTCAGGCATCAGTCAAGTCCTACTAACCTCGGCTCACCAATTTCTCTTAACAACAACTCTTTTGGTCTTGGTACTGGTCAATCCCTCTGTAAGAGTCCCACCCCTTCTGACCTTAAAGGCGACCAAAAGAAAGTTGATCTGGAGATTGCAGAAAATATAGTTGGTGCTATTCTAGGTCCTGGCGGTAGATCTCTGGTAGAAATTCAGCACCTCAGTGGagcaaatattcaaatatctaagAAAGGTACATTTGCTCCTGGTACTCGGAATCGCATTGTTTCTATAGCTGGGTCACCAAATGCCATCAGTACTGCACAGTATCTGATCGAACAGAGGATCAGTGAAGAAGAAGCTAAACGAGCCAGACATAATGCTCTAGGAATTTTGcagtaa
- the ps gene encoding RNA-binding protein Pasilla isoform X2 yields MLVPSVAAGAIIGKGGDTIAQLQKDTGARVKMSKANDFYPGTSERVCLITGNIDAIMAVLIFIMEKIREKPDVNAKQAIDFDNKTSAERDKQVKILVPNSTAGMIIGKGGNYIKQIKEESGSYVQISQKAKDQTLQERCITVIGEMECNKTACLMILSKVVEDPQSGSCLNVSYADVSGPVANYNPTGSPYANHTGQHTHIQAGNFNSNPSLSSSITAVGGMLLNGTTSLNLSLNLGNPSAGPASASVTAQLLEHIKVTLRSSGYSDQATSEITSAMGILAQYGILGVGLGLTGSGGGGGGVASGSSNNHSLVPSSNYLGVSPMDSAPSPQTANGVGNNGGVFGPIGTVSAIGTSSPTPRGGPLDRFGDGSTSGPFDPFRHQSSPTNLGSPISLNNNSFGLGTGQSLCKSPTPSDLKGDQKKVDLEIAENIVGAILGPGGRSLVEIQHLSGANIQISKKGTFAPGTRNRIVSIAGSPNAISTAQYLIEQRISEEEAKRARHNALGILQ; encoded by the exons ATGTTGGTACCAAGTGTGGCTGCAGGAGCCATCATAGGAAAAGGCGGGGATACAATTGCTCAGCTTCAAAAAGATACAGGAGCAAGAGTGAAAATGTCTAAAGCTAATGACTTCTATCCAG GCACGTCTGAAAGAGTTTGTCTGATAACAGGCAACATAGATGCTATAATGGCAGTACTGATATTTATTATGGAGAAGATCAGAGAGAAACCAGACGTGAATGCGAAACAAGCAATAGATTTTGACAATAAAACTTCAGCTGAGCGTGATAAACAG GTTAAGATTTTGGTTCCTAACAGTACTGCAGGAATGATTATTGGAAAAGGAGGCAACTACATAAAGCAGATCAAGGAAGAAAGTGGCTCTTATGTACAGATCTCACAAAAAGCCAAAGACCAGACATTGCAAGAGAGATGCATTACTGTTATTG GTGAAATGGAATGTAACAAGACAGCTTGTTTGATGATCCTTTCTAAGGTGGTGGAAGATCCACAAAGTGGTAGTTGTTTGAATGTTAGCTATGCTGATGTGTCTGGTCCAGTGGCGAACTACAATCCAACTGGATCTCCATATGCCAATCACACTGGTCAACATACTCATATACAGGCTGGAAACTTCAATTCGAATCCAAGTTTGAGCTCATCTATTACAGCAG TTGGCGGAATGTTACTGAATGGAACCACCAGCCTTAACTTGAGTTTGAATCTGGGTAACCCGTCAGCTGGACCAGCAAGTGCCTCAGTCACTGCACAGCTGCTGGAGCATATAAAGGTCACCTTGCGAAGCAGTGGGTACTCAGACCAAGCAACTAGTGAAATCACCTCTGCCATGGGCATTCTTGCACAATATGGGATCCTTGGTGTGGGACTTGGTTTAACAGGAAGCGGAGGAGGGGGAGGAGGAGTTGCATCAGGCAGTTCCAACAACCATTCACTGGTACCAAGCAGCAACTATCTTGGAGTAAGTCCCATGGATTCTGCACCTTCTCCTCAGACAGCAAATGGGGTCGGAAATAATGGTGGCGTGTTTGGTCCAATTGGTACAGTGTCTGCTATTGGTACCTCATCTCCAACTCCTCGTGGAGGACCTTTGGACCGGTTTGGCGATGGCTCGACAAGTGGTCCATTTGATCCGTTCAGGCATCAGTCAAGTCCTACTAACCTCGGCTCACCAATTTCTCTTAACAACAACTCTTTTGGTCTTGGTACTGGTCAATCCCTCTGTAAGAGTCCCACCCCTTCTGACCTTAAAGGCGACCAAAAGAAAGTTGATCTGGAGATTGCAGAAAATATAGTTGGTGCTATTCTAGGTCCTGGCGGTAGATCTCTGGTAGAAATTCAGCACCTCAGTGGagcaaatattcaaatatctaagAAAGGTACATTTGCTCCTGGTACTCGGAATCGCATTGTTTCTATAGCTGGGTCACCAAATGCCATCAGTACTGCACAGTATCTGATCGAACAGAGGATCAGTGAAGAAGAAGCTAAACGAGCCAGACATAATGCTCTAGGAATTTTGcagtaa